GCAGAAGTTCTAGATCTCTTGAACTTTTATTTGATGAACCGGGAaaggtttagtggaaggaaaacgtcTGCTCTCTttgttcagaaataaaactgaacatgCAGTTATAGCTGCAAGTGTTGTTGTTAACTCCCATCCGTTTTCCGCCCAGCaacatcatgctgccaccaccgtgtgcCAGTGATACAAAAGTTTAGATTTTgtccatgtttttgttgtttccttacATGACCTGCGACAAACTGCAAGTCAAACTTCTTCCGGTTCATAAACTATTTTCCTGTTTGTCGCAATTTTGCACTACTTTGGCTGTCACATCAAACCCTAGAGTTGGggagtaactagttacatttacttgagtacctttttgaaatttaaaacttttaggagtatttttactacccTGTTTACTTGAgtgattttattatgaagtatctctacttctacttgagtaaaatttctggattttctacccactgaatgaaaaacaaatatgttttaaccaaaaattcaccagacacagagctgcagtttttgttaaagtttataattgatttggagaaaaattattttgcctaattttgttacttacatgaattattgtcattttcatccttaaaataccaaaattacctcttaactttatattttggtccatctgattgtgtaattttgaaatattaaatgattgataatttggtCAGCCACTTAGTACTTGAAAAGtctttttatcaaatacttatatactcttatttgagtagaaattctaattaaaaatctgtcaaatcctgattaaaatacattaaagttcaTAGCTGTAATGtgttgaatacttttgcaaagcactgcgtTCTTCTTAAACTGTACCGTCTTTTCTCCCTTCTCTCTCTAGCTTATTTTGCTTTGGAGCCCTCTCCTTACTCCCATCCCGGCTCTCAGAGCCTCTCCAAAGGTATCCCTCTCTCCCTTCCTGCCTCCTGTTACTCTGAAACTTTCTACATTTAACATCGTTGTGAGACTGGCTTCACTTTTCCTTCATTTGGAGCCTGTTTTTGCCTTCTGCCTGTAGAGAACAGCAGGAAATATAATTAGACATGTTTGGCGTGTCTTTTATTTGGGTGTGTTGCGAGTAGACAGAACCTTTTGGTAAACAGAAAGTAGCCTGCAAGCCATTTCCTGTAGTTTGGAGtgaaactggttttattttgaggtGCATGAGTGTAAGTTTTGGTTGCATGTGCATGCTAGATAACGTGTAAGCTAGCTCaaggtgatttttaaaaaaacttttctggctcAGTCCTTAGTGCCGATCGAGTTGAGCAGATGACCAAAACCTACAATGACATCGAAGTGGTCACCCATCTTTTGGCTGAGGTAGATATCCCTGGATGGCAAACATATGTCAGCTGGTAACCGTAGTAACCTCCTGCGTTCTTATTGAATAGCGAGACAGAGATCTGGAGCTTGCGGCTCGGATTGGTCAGTCCCTTCTGCAGAGAAATCACCTGCTGCAGGAACGAAACGACGTTGTGGAGGAGCAGCTGGCACAAGCAGTGGACCAGGTAACTCATTACAAATTATGGCACTTAAAATCGTAACGTTTAGAGAATGAGTCTCCACATTTACGCCGTAAAGGAACTAAATGAGATTGAAGGCACAAGATGCATGATGCCAGACAGAGATAAAGAGCCTTTGTCtgtttgaaaacctttaaaacagtttgttttttaacctcATATTACATTTAGAAGCCACATAAATCTCAAATGACCGCAACATAGTTTAAGTTTCAAGTTTCCCAAAAGGCTTTTTTGAGATGAAAATTAAACCTTTTAGCCACAAAGGACAGAACAAACCTAGATCTTTCTCAGAATACAATTCCCATGTTGatgcatggtggtggcagtatcaagCTGCATGTATGATagtcaaatattttactaaatttGTCCCGTTAAATTACAAGATTTTCTACATTCCAGGTTCACCAGCTGCAGCATGAGCTAAACAAGAAGGATGAACTGCTCCGGATTGTGGCCAGCGCCTCGGAGGAGGGGGAGCAAGACGCCGCCGTGTCGACCCCGCAGCAGCAGCCACAGCTGCTGGGGGGGGCCGCTGCCGCGCTCAGCcagctggagcagctgcagaacaagctgcaagaggtggaggaggagaacCAGGCACTGAGGTCTGAGGTACAGAGCTCCCAAGGTGGAAATTAAggaattaaatgaataaaaatagtaGATTTGTTCCAAAAGACAGTATTTTTCTTCCAGGCATGTCAGCTGAAGAAAGACACCATGACGTACGAggagaaggagcagcagctggtcAGCGACTGCGTCAAAGAACTACGTGAGTCGGCGTTGATCTATTATAgtgaaatttgtgtttgtaatgtagATTGTTTCAGACACAGTGGTAGCTGTACCTCCTACTGATGCGTCTTCCTCCTCACAGGCGAGTCCAACAGTCAGATGGTGTCTCTAACGGACGAACTGTCCCAGAAGAACGAAGAGCTGCTCAGACACCAGGAGGAAATCGCTCAGCTGCTTTCTCAGATTGTAGAGCTGCAACACAGAGTGAAGGAGGTGAGAACGCCTGGATTTTAGAAGCCTAACCCACATAACGACCAAAAACTGCAGTAAAGACTTGCTCTCTGTTGGTTTTCTAAAGCTGGCTCTGGAGAAAGAAGAGCTAAGGATCCACCTCCAGGCCTCCAAAGATGCTCAGAGACAGCTAACAGCAGAGGTACGTATCCGATTTTGTGTTCGCATTAttgttgcaaatattttaactttttaagttAATCCTGTGTTTGCGCTCTGGCAGCTGAATGAGCTGGCAGAGAGGAACGCAGAGTGTGTGGAAATGCTCCATGAGTCGCAGGACGAGATCAGAGAGCTGCGCAGTAGAAGCAGTCCCTCCTCCGGGATGCGACGACATCTTTCATACGGCCTCTACCCCATGGTAAGGAAACGACTTCCAAATCAGAAATTTTTATacatgtaaaaatgattttagttGGTCTATTTAGGAAATCTTATCCCACACAGGAATCGTTGGCAGCAGAGATAGAAGGTTCAATGAGGAGAGAGCTGAGCATCGATGAGGAAACCGCCTTTCAAGACCAAAGGTAAATCTGACTGTTTGTTCCAGCATTGCctttctgaatatttattataCTTTCAACTCTTTATTTGAAGCATTTTAagctttaagaaataaaatgtatgtagcAGTGTCTTCTGCATATATTAGAAATGTGCTCTGCTCTGTAacgtttctagaaaaaaacaaacaatggttCTGATTTAGAGAGATTGAAGGTCTTGCACTAAATGTACCGaaacaaaatgattcaaatgCCAACATGCAGTGACTGGTTTGTGCCAGGAAGATATAGGAATTagctattttatattttgaagatttgttttaaagaattatgtttttttcttgaaaaataaaaaatgctgaagtgaagcagtgtttggtttttaaacGGTCCTGCGGTTTTAGTGTGACGCTCAGGAGGAGTgcagcagatgtcacggtcAGACAGTCAGTTCCTGAAATcacacacaacaacaaaagaaacttgGAAAAGTGCAGTGGAACCCTGCCAGACCGTGCACAGGGTTAAAAAGATTACTTGTATCAATGTCATCTGTATATACTTGACATTtacaaatcagaaacaaaacttatttttattctatttattttaatagaatttCTCAAAAGAGAGTCTTCCAAACAGTCCGCTCGGTCAACGCCGCAGCGTCTCGCGCTGCTTTGGCCACCCCGCCTATCCCCGGTTCTGGACAGAGTTCTCTAGTAATGACTGCCCAACCTTTCCAGTCAGCACAAGAGTAAGAAACCTGTATCTGACCTACAGTCAAGATATAATGACATATTTTAAGTCTTTAAGTCTTGATTTATATCTTGTTTGCAGGGACGAGGTACGAATGGGAAAGCCAGGACTACCAGGAGGAAATGACCTCATCAAAGCTCTCCATCGACTCTCTTTAAGGCGGCAAAACTTCCTGTCTGAGCATCAGTTCTTCCAGGCGGAGCGTGAGAAGAAGCTGCAGAATCAGACCGGGGCAGAAGCCGGTGTAGAGGGCAGCGGCTGCAGCTCCCCGATGGGCAGCGTgctctcctccttttccaacCTCTCTGATCTCACAGTCGGCTCCACTGTTTTCAAAACCTTCCTGCCGGAGAAGCTTCAAATCGTCAAACCAATGGAAGGTAATGTTTCCactgcaacagaaacatcaCTAGAAAATTCACGTACcactaacatttttaaacagatgAGGTGAAATAGAGACAGTGACAcagttttagatatttatttttaagttttatgctagttttagtttgatttacTATCTAAAAAaggatcattttaatttcaatagaaggcttgtttttaatttttttacattagcttgTAATCTCATttacaaattactttttaaaatttctttaaattttaaatgtttctatttttattggAGAAAGTGTTTAGATAAttagataatttatttaaattagtttaaaattatCTGAATTACATTAGCTTGATTATGCTAACTAGCTAGTGCTAGTGCATTTGCTAATATGAGCAAGCGTTAATCCCAATTAAGGAAACTGGTACTTAAAGCAGTTGCCATGTGATTAATAGGTGTTGGTTCAGACATTTTAACTATACAATATTTTTGATGAACTCTTTCAGCTAAAAGTCAAAAGTTAGCATTGTAACATTACCTTGTGAGCCGTTCAGTCTTCTGCAAAATAGAAAAGTATTCCCTACACTTAACCTATTTTTTGTGTAATGTTAGAGCTTTTTTCCAAACTTAAAATTCTATACACAAAATGCCATAAtgactaaatataaaatgtaacatttttgcaaatttccAAACAACATTGTTGGGGGCTTTACTCACCTTTGATAGCGTTACAGTTGTCTTTGGTATATTTTTTACAGGCCTTCTTGGAATGGCAGGTTTTCTTCATGGGTTCAGTCAAATATGGTGGGTAGCATCTGCACCAAGAGATTTGTAGGATTTTCCAAAATCAATAGGAAATCCAGACCCACCAGTCTATTCAAGGAAACTCTGATTGTTCCTGAAACTGTGTGGCTCTGCAGATAAATCCTTCGTTGTTTGGTTTCTGCTCCAATATGCACTCCCCTTTCCAAATTTAGATCACATTGTTTGTCTTTAGGCTCCCTGACGCTTCATCACTGGCAGCAGCTTGCCCAGCCTCACCTGGCCACCATCTTAGATCCACACCCTGGGGTTGTGACGAAGGGTTTCCGACCTCTGGCTCAGGATGCCATGTTCCGGCTGTCAGACATGGAGGAAGACGAAGAGGCTGAAAAGCACAGAGAGATTGCTGCCCTTGAGAAAGGAACAGCTGAAAAGGGTAAAGAGGAGctggatgaggaagaggaggaatgCGGGATAACCTTTAACGTACGCTGTTCATCCACACCCGAGGACAGAAACCGTTCTGTTGCACCTTGCACCAATGCGCCTCCCTCCTCGATCCGATCAACATCACCTGGAGCGTCTTCCACTTCCTCCTTTGTCCCTTCGGACCTCTGTTTGAAATCCAATCACGTCACAGAGAAATCCAACCAATTGGCTCTTCCCATTCCAGGAGCTTCTGCAACAGCTGTCCAATCACAAAGTAGAGTTTCCACCTCAACAACTTCTTCTTGTGGtacagtttttcttaaaatgttaataCTTTAATGTGACACCATCACTGTGAGGTTTTTTCATGagctttgttttgtgtttagtcCAAAACCCAGGAAAGAGTCAGAGCTCCACCTTCTCTACCTACACCTTCACAACCTGTCGTATTCTCCACCCTACTGACATCACGCAGGTCACACCAAGGTAAGCCAACTGCAGAGTATGACAAAGAAAGTAAGTTAAAACATCAGATTTGGAAGCGCTGTTTTGAGAGAGTAGTTGAGATAACTCTGAATTCAAAGTCATTTTCTtgacttctttgtgttttctagcTCTCAGTCGTCCCTTTCGGCCAACACGCCCAGCTCCATGAGAACGGGTCCCAGTACTCCGGTAACTCCCTGCAGGCTGAGTTTGGGTGACTCCTTCCCGCCTCGACGCCCTCCAGCTCCCCCCTGCGGCCTGGCCAAACTGGTCCTAGAGAGAGGTATTTCTGCACAAGTTTCCACTGATGTACCCTCTCCATTGCCCAGATCTGCTCCACGGCAACCCCTGTTGCGAATTATGCCAAGCACACCGCCCAACTCCCCCTCCCACTCTCCCACTCCCTCGCTCGTGCCTACGGAGCCTCGCCAACATCCGTCTGACAATTTTCTAGCCTCGCGGCCTGCAGAGCTTTTTCTCCAAGATGTGTACGGGTTGAACCTGGGCCGAGCCCCACATCCTGACCTGCCCAGCCCTTCCCAGGAAACTCCCAGCCTCTCCTCTTGTTCTAAGCCAGGCAGAGACAAGGCCAATCTAGTCAGTGTTAGTCTGGTAGAAAGACTTTGTCGTTTGGGGTTCACTAAGGTGCTGCACAGTTCAGAGTCTGACACGCCAGTGCCGCACCAAGAGTCCGCCACGTTTGTGTCGGCAGGTGGTGGAAGTCTGATGGACGGCCTGCGGCGCAATCAGAGTCTCCCGGCGATGATTGGCGCCAGAGCAGGTAGTAAGTCAACCGGACATCCTCCTCATCCGACCTCCCTGGCTATCCCCCCACCACTATGGGGAAACCTTAAAGAACGACGCCGGCATCTCGCCTCCATCTCGCACCCTCCAAGAAGTTCAAAACACTAAAGGAAGGAGCCACAAATCGCTAACACCTCCACTTAAACTCTTTCCTTTCTGCCTTTTGGAGAGAGGTGTCAGGGAATCAGCAGGAAGAACAGTCCCTCCTTTTCATGACTTCAGTTAAAAGCACAATTGAACTCAACTGTTTTTAGTAATTCTGAGTTTTCTAAATGTACCCATCCGACATGACGCTTGGCCTTAGCTTGACTCTTGTGTTGGGTTTGCATTTCAGTAGTTCTCGTGAGACTCTGGATGTTCAGGTGCAACTGGAAGCAGGATTCTTTCCTAGTCAGGAAAAGGTCTGGAATTTGATCTCGGCATCTTCCCAGGTCAGGATAATTTGAGGAAAAGAACaatttggaaactttttttttgcataccAGACTTTATTCCCAATCCTAATATCTAAAGGTTCTTTCTCCTTTTTACTGAATGCTTCCTTTTCATTTCCTCCTTTctgcataattatttttttatttctgtatccTTTTTCCCCCCTTGTATCTGTTGCCacctttttaccttttttcctGTCTTCCCCATATTCTGCATTCCTTTTGTGTGTCTTCTGAATGTATTTCTCTTTCTTGATTTTTTCCAGCATTCATAGAAGTATTTTCTGTAAATCAGTGGTGAACGTtagtgtgtttatgttttaaaattaaggtAAACTTTCGAAAGTTGAGCCTAGAAACGTACGAAACTTTTCCAGTAAAGTCGCAGGAATCCTGTGGGGGAGGAGGTAAAGTAAACTTGTAAGTGTCTGAGGGTTTGTGGAAGTTGATAAGAAAGAACAAGGAAAATGTTGTGAAAGAAAGAACGTTTGTTTTGTTGGATAATGAGGGAAAGTGGTGACTGATTGAACAACTGAGCATCCAGAGTCTTGCTGTTCCAAGGGCTTGTACTCTAATCAGCAAGAAAAACTGTAGAACAATGTCATCCCAGTCTATAACCCCGTAAATGGTGATTATGTCCGCTTCTAGAAAGACGAGCCTCTGGTGTCAGTGGAGGAGTGATCCTACTTGCTTTTATTACTTAGGCGCTAGCTAGAAGACTTAAAGCATAGCATGAAACTGCCAGGCTAATCCTGTAGTCCAGCTATGCCTGTAAACATACCAGTCatgggtttatttttactgttaatATACCTTAACTTTTCCGTCCGTGTGGTGTGGCAAAAGCATCTGCATGAAAAGCAACATTGCCTACATGTCCCAGCATGCATCTGTCAGCAGGCAGGTGGGGAAAGGTTAAAGCAAGGCTAAAACCAAAAtagacaaaattttaaaaatagggAAGGAGTAATGGGGTGTTGGCGGGATCTGTTTTCCttcaggtttttgtgttttgtgtgtttttatgaatatgAGGCCTTAAATAGAGGCAAGCACTGTTTTCAATAAAGTTTGTTGCTATGTTTTAGTTGCACTTAGTCG
This genomic window from Xiphophorus couchianus chromosome 24, X_couchianus-1.0, whole genome shotgun sequence contains:
- the trak2 gene encoding trafficking kinesin-binding protein 2 isoform X5 codes for the protein MDVHRLDHSDMLQPRAYFALEPSPYSHPGSQSLSKVLSADRVEQMTKTYNDIEVVTHLLAERDRDLELAARIGQSLLQRNHLLQERNDVVEEQLAQAVDQVHQLQHELNKKDELLRIVASASEEGEQDAAVSTPQQQPQLLGGAAAALSQLEQLQNKLQEVEEENQALRSEACQLKKDTMTYEEKEQQLVSDCVKELRESNSQMVSLTDELSQKNEELLRHQEEIAQLLSQIVELQHRVKELALEKEELRIHLQASKDAQRQLTAELNELAERNAECVEMLHESQDEIRELRSRSSPSSGMRRHLSYGLYPMESLAAEIEGSMRRELSIDEETAFQDQRISQKRVFQTVRSVNAAASRAALATPPIPGSGQSSLVMTAQPFQSAQEDEVRMGKPGLPGGNDLIKALHRLSLRRQNFLSEHQFFQAEREKKLQNQTGAEAGVEGSGCSSPMGSVLSSFSNLSDLTVGSTVFKTFLPEKLQIVKPMEGSLTLHHWQQLAQPHLATILDPHPGVVTKGFRPLAQDAMFRLSDMEEDEEAEKHREIAALEKGTAEKGKEELDEEEEECGITFNVRCSSTPEDRNRSVAPCTNAPPSSIRSTSPGASSTSSFVPSDLCLKSNHVTEKSNQLALPIPGASATAVQSQSRVSTSTTSSCVQNPGKSQSSTFSTYTFTTCRILHPTDITQVTPSSQSSLSANTPSSMRTGPSTPVTPCRLSLGDSFPPRRPPAPPCGLAKLVLERGISAQVSTDVPSPLPRSAPRQPLLRIMPSTPPNSPSHSPTPSLVPTEPRQHPSDNFLASRPAELFLQDVYGLNLGRAPHPDLPSPSQETPSLSSCSKPGRDKANLVSVSLVERLCRLGFTKVLHSSESDTPVPHQESATFVSAGGGSLMDGLRRNQSLPAMIGARAGSKSTGHPPHPTSLAIPPPLWGNLKERRRHLASISHPPRSSKH
- the trak2 gene encoding trafficking kinesin-binding protein 2 isoform X4, with protein sequence MPGLNVQNEEVYDAVAVEAYFALEPSPYSHPGSQSLSKVLSADRVEQMTKTYNDIEVVTHLLAERDRDLELAARIGQSLLQRNHLLQERNDVVEEQLAQAVDQVHQLQHELNKKDELLRIVASASEEGEQDAAVSTPQQQPQLLGGAAAALSQLEQLQNKLQEVEEENQALRSEACQLKKDTMTYEEKEQQLVSDCVKELRESNSQMVSLTDELSQKNEELLRHQEEIAQLLSQIVELQHRVKELALEKEELRIHLQASKDAQRQLTAELNELAERNAECVEMLHESQDEIRELRSRSSPSSGMRRHLSYGLYPMESLAAEIEGSMRRELSIDEETAFQDQRISQKRVFQTVRSVNAAASRAALATPPIPGSGQSSLVMTAQPFQSAQEDEVRMGKPGLPGGNDLIKALHRLSLRRQNFLSEHQFFQAEREKKLQNQTGAEAGVEGSGCSSPMGSVLSSFSNLSDLTVGSTVFKTFLPEKLQIVKPMEGSLTLHHWQQLAQPHLATILDPHPGVVTKGFRPLAQDAMFRLSDMEEDEEAEKHREIAALEKGTAEKGKEELDEEEEECGITFNVRCSSTPEDRNRSVAPCTNAPPSSIRSTSPGASSTSSFVPSDLCLKSNHVTEKSNQLALPIPGASATAVQSQSRVSTSTTSSCVQNPGKSQSSTFSTYTFTTCRILHPTDITQVTPSSQSSLSANTPSSMRTGPSTPVTPCRLSLGDSFPPRRPPAPPCGLAKLVLERGISAQVSTDVPSPLPRSAPRQPLLRIMPSTPPNSPSHSPTPSLVPTEPRQHPSDNFLASRPAELFLQDVYGLNLGRAPHPDLPSPSQETPSLSSCSKPGRDKANLVSVSLVERLCRLGFTKVLHSSESDTPVPHQESATFVSAGGGSLMDGLRRNQSLPAMIGARAGSKSTGHPPHPTSLAIPPPLWGNLKERRRHLASISHPPRSSKH
- the trak2 gene encoding trafficking kinesin-binding protein 2 isoform X1 codes for the protein MFEVKPRAVEKKESSTKTDEGLGSSGRHYTSSSLGSCSAGSGSLYLSDSQDWVVSPSCSPDETPAQISSISPMLAEETLRYMTYFALEPSPYSHPGSQSLSKVLSADRVEQMTKTYNDIEVVTHLLAERDRDLELAARIGQSLLQRNHLLQERNDVVEEQLAQAVDQVHQLQHELNKKDELLRIVASASEEGEQDAAVSTPQQQPQLLGGAAAALSQLEQLQNKLQEVEEENQALRSEACQLKKDTMTYEEKEQQLVSDCVKELRESNSQMVSLTDELSQKNEELLRHQEEIAQLLSQIVELQHRVKELALEKEELRIHLQASKDAQRQLTAELNELAERNAECVEMLHESQDEIRELRSRSSPSSGMRRHLSYGLYPMESLAAEIEGSMRRELSIDEETAFQDQRISQKRVFQTVRSVNAAASRAALATPPIPGSGQSSLVMTAQPFQSAQEDEVRMGKPGLPGGNDLIKALHRLSLRRQNFLSEHQFFQAEREKKLQNQTGAEAGVEGSGCSSPMGSVLSSFSNLSDLTVGSTVFKTFLPEKLQIVKPMEGSLTLHHWQQLAQPHLATILDPHPGVVTKGFRPLAQDAMFRLSDMEEDEEAEKHREIAALEKGTAEKGKEELDEEEEECGITFNVRCSSTPEDRNRSVAPCTNAPPSSIRSTSPGASSTSSFVPSDLCLKSNHVTEKSNQLALPIPGASATAVQSQSRVSTSTTSSCVQNPGKSQSSTFSTYTFTTCRILHPTDITQVTPSSQSSLSANTPSSMRTGPSTPVTPCRLSLGDSFPPRRPPAPPCGLAKLVLERGISAQVSTDVPSPLPRSAPRQPLLRIMPSTPPNSPSHSPTPSLVPTEPRQHPSDNFLASRPAELFLQDVYGLNLGRAPHPDLPSPSQETPSLSSCSKPGRDKANLVSVSLVERLCRLGFTKVLHSSESDTPVPHQESATFVSAGGGSLMDGLRRNQSLPAMIGARAGSKSTGHPPHPTSLAIPPPLWGNLKERRRHLASISHPPRSSKH
- the trak2 gene encoding trafficking kinesin-binding protein 2 isoform X6, producing MDVHRLDHSDMLQPRVLSADRVEQMTKTYNDIEVVTHLLAERDRDLELAARIGQSLLQRNHLLQERNDVVEEQLAQAVDQVHQLQHELNKKDELLRIVASASEEGEQDAAVSTPQQQPQLLGGAAAALSQLEQLQNKLQEVEEENQALRSEACQLKKDTMTYEEKEQQLVSDCVKELRESNSQMVSLTDELSQKNEELLRHQEEIAQLLSQIVELQHRVKELALEKEELRIHLQASKDAQRQLTAELNELAERNAECVEMLHESQDEIRELRSRSSPSSGMRRHLSYGLYPMESLAAEIEGSMRRELSIDEETAFQDQRISQKRVFQTVRSVNAAASRAALATPPIPGSGQSSLVMTAQPFQSAQEDEVRMGKPGLPGGNDLIKALHRLSLRRQNFLSEHQFFQAEREKKLQNQTGAEAGVEGSGCSSPMGSVLSSFSNLSDLTVGSTVFKTFLPEKLQIVKPMEGSLTLHHWQQLAQPHLATILDPHPGVVTKGFRPLAQDAMFRLSDMEEDEEAEKHREIAALEKGTAEKGKEELDEEEEECGITFNVRCSSTPEDRNRSVAPCTNAPPSSIRSTSPGASSTSSFVPSDLCLKSNHVTEKSNQLALPIPGASATAVQSQSRVSTSTTSSCVQNPGKSQSSTFSTYTFTTCRILHPTDITQVTPSSQSSLSANTPSSMRTGPSTPVTPCRLSLGDSFPPRRPPAPPCGLAKLVLERGISAQVSTDVPSPLPRSAPRQPLLRIMPSTPPNSPSHSPTPSLVPTEPRQHPSDNFLASRPAELFLQDVYGLNLGRAPHPDLPSPSQETPSLSSCSKPGRDKANLVSVSLVERLCRLGFTKVLHSSESDTPVPHQESATFVSAGGGSLMDGLRRNQSLPAMIGARAGSKSTGHPPHPTSLAIPPPLWGNLKERRRHLASISHPPRSSKH
- the trak2 gene encoding trafficking kinesin-binding protein 2 isoform X7; translation: MTKTYNDIEVVTHLLAERDRDLELAARIGQSLLQRNHLLQERNDVVEEQLAQAVDQVHQLQHELNKKDELLRIVASASEEGEQDAAVSTPQQQPQLLGGAAAALSQLEQLQNKLQEVEEENQALRSEACQLKKDTMTYEEKEQQLVSDCVKELRESNSQMVSLTDELSQKNEELLRHQEEIAQLLSQIVELQHRVKELALEKEELRIHLQASKDAQRQLTAELNELAERNAECVEMLHESQDEIRELRSRSSPSSGMRRHLSYGLYPMESLAAEIEGSMRRELSIDEETAFQDQRISQKRVFQTVRSVNAAASRAALATPPIPGSGQSSLVMTAQPFQSAQEDEVRMGKPGLPGGNDLIKALHRLSLRRQNFLSEHQFFQAEREKKLQNQTGAEAGVEGSGCSSPMGSVLSSFSNLSDLTVGSTVFKTFLPEKLQIVKPMEGSLTLHHWQQLAQPHLATILDPHPGVVTKGFRPLAQDAMFRLSDMEEDEEAEKHREIAALEKGTAEKGKEELDEEEEECGITFNVRCSSTPEDRNRSVAPCTNAPPSSIRSTSPGASSTSSFVPSDLCLKSNHVTEKSNQLALPIPGASATAVQSQSRVSTSTTSSCVQNPGKSQSSTFSTYTFTTCRILHPTDITQVTPSSQSSLSANTPSSMRTGPSTPVTPCRLSLGDSFPPRRPPAPPCGLAKLVLERGISAQVSTDVPSPLPRSAPRQPLLRIMPSTPPNSPSHSPTPSLVPTEPRQHPSDNFLASRPAELFLQDVYGLNLGRAPHPDLPSPSQETPSLSSCSKPGRDKANLVSVSLVERLCRLGFTKVLHSSESDTPVPHQESATFVSAGGGSLMDGLRRNQSLPAMIGARAGSKSTGHPPHPTSLAIPPPLWGNLKERRRHLASISHPPRSSKH
- the trak2 gene encoding trafficking kinesin-binding protein 2 isoform X2, whose translation is MFEVKPRAVEKKESSTKTDEGLGSSGRHYTSSSLGSCSAGSGSLYLSDSQDWVVSPSCSPDETPAQISSISPMLAEETLRYMTYFALEPSPYSHPGSQSLSKVLSADRVEQMTKTYNDIEVVTHLLAERDRDLELAARIGQSLLQRNHLLQERNDVVEEQLAQAVDQVHQLQHELNKKDELLRIVASASEEGEQDAAVSTPQQQPQLLGGAAAALSQLEQLQNKLQEVEEENQALRSEACQLKKDTMTYEEKEQQLVSDCVKELRESNSQMVSLTDELSQKNEELLRHQEEIAQLLSQIVELQHRVKELALEKEELRIHLQASKDAQRQLTAELNELAERNAECVEMLHESQDEIRELRSRSSPSSGMRRHLSYGLYPMESLAAEIEGSMRRELSIDEETAFQDQRISQKRVFQTVRSVNAAASRAALATPPIPGSGQSSLVMTAQPFQSAQEDEVRMGKPGLPGGNDLIKALHRLSLRRQNFLSEHQFFQAEREKKLQNQTGAEAGVEGSGCSSPMGSVLSSFSNLSDLTVGSTVFKTFLPEKLQIVKPMEGSLTLHHWQQLAQPHLATILDPHPGVVTKGFRPLAQDAMFRLSDMEEDEEAEKHREIAALEKGTAEKGKEELDEEEEECGITFNVRCSSTPEDRNRSVAPCTNAPPSSIRSTSPGASSTSSFVPSDLCLKSNHVTEKSNQLALPIPGASATAVQSQIQNPGKSQSSTFSTYTFTTCRILHPTDITQVTPSSQSSLSANTPSSMRTGPSTPVTPCRLSLGDSFPPRRPPAPPCGLAKLVLERGISAQVSTDVPSPLPRSAPRQPLLRIMPSTPPNSPSHSPTPSLVPTEPRQHPSDNFLASRPAELFLQDVYGLNLGRAPHPDLPSPSQETPSLSSCSKPGRDKANLVSVSLVERLCRLGFTKVLHSSESDTPVPHQESATFVSAGGGSLMDGLRRNQSLPAMIGARAGSKSTGHPPHPTSLAIPPPLWGNLKERRRHLASISHPPRSSKH
- the trak2 gene encoding trafficking kinesin-binding protein 2 isoform X3, whose translation is MFEVKPRAVEKKESSTKTDEGLGSSGRHYTSSSLGSCSAGSGSLYLSDSQDWVVSPSCSPDETPAQISSISPMLAEETLRYMILSADRVEQMTKTYNDIEVVTHLLAERDRDLELAARIGQSLLQRNHLLQERNDVVEEQLAQAVDQVHQLQHELNKKDELLRIVASASEEGEQDAAVSTPQQQPQLLGGAAAALSQLEQLQNKLQEVEEENQALRSEACQLKKDTMTYEEKEQQLVSDCVKELRESNSQMVSLTDELSQKNEELLRHQEEIAQLLSQIVELQHRVKELALEKEELRIHLQASKDAQRQLTAELNELAERNAECVEMLHESQDEIRELRSRSSPSSGMRRHLSYGLYPMESLAAEIEGSMRRELSIDEETAFQDQRISQKRVFQTVRSVNAAASRAALATPPIPGSGQSSLVMTAQPFQSAQEDEVRMGKPGLPGGNDLIKALHRLSLRRQNFLSEHQFFQAEREKKLQNQTGAEAGVEGSGCSSPMGSVLSSFSNLSDLTVGSTVFKTFLPEKLQIVKPMEGSLTLHHWQQLAQPHLATILDPHPGVVTKGFRPLAQDAMFRLSDMEEDEEAEKHREIAALEKGTAEKGKEELDEEEEECGITFNVRCSSTPEDRNRSVAPCTNAPPSSIRSTSPGASSTSSFVPSDLCLKSNHVTEKSNQLALPIPGASATAVQSQSRVSTSTTSSCVQNPGKSQSSTFSTYTFTTCRILHPTDITQVTPSSQSSLSANTPSSMRTGPSTPVTPCRLSLGDSFPPRRPPAPPCGLAKLVLERGISAQVSTDVPSPLPRSAPRQPLLRIMPSTPPNSPSHSPTPSLVPTEPRQHPSDNFLASRPAELFLQDVYGLNLGRAPHPDLPSPSQETPSLSSCSKPGRDKANLVSVSLVERLCRLGFTKVLHSSESDTPVPHQESATFVSAGGGSLMDGLRRNQSLPAMIGARAGSKSTGHPPHPTSLAIPPPLWGNLKERRRHLASISHPPRSSKH